The genome window TGATCCCGCCTTTCGGATCGCAAATGATATGGAAATTGACTTAATCAAACAAGAAGTAATCGATGATTTATTTGAAGAGTGGTATGGCAAAGAAGGAGAAGAACAAGAGAACTTTTTCTCGGTAGTAGACCGATTTTCAAATGATCGAAGCGATCTTGATGTTGAGAAGGTGATACTGGATCTTTATACATTTTCGGTTCAAAATCCATGGCCAGAAGTATGGCTTGATGGTTTAGTAAAAAGTTATGAGATTCCGGAAAATTGGATTGAAACGGAACTAACATGGTTAAACCTGATAAAGCGTGAGGTAAAGAGCCAATTAGAGGCAATTAAACAAGAAATGCAGCTGGCATTAGCAGTAACACTGGAAGTAGATGGTCCATATCAGTATACAGAAGCAGTTGAAGCGGATCTTAATCAATTATATGAGGCAATGAATTATGCTGATACCTGGGACGATTTACAAGCATTTATTACTACGAGCAAGTTTGTTGCTTTATCAAGGAAGAAACAAGACTGCGATGAAATGAAAAAAGAAAAAGTGAAGAAGATTCGGGAGAGCTATAAGAAGCGCTGGAAAAATATGAAGGACAACTGGTTTAATCGTAACCTTAATAGTCATGTGGAGGATATGCGTGAGCTTTCACCTGTTATTAGACATCTAACCGAATTAGTAAAACAATTCAAAGAGAAGTTTCAGGAATTAAAAAAGGAAAAGGCAATCGTCGACTTTTCGGATTTAGAGCATTTTTGCTTACAATTATTAGCTAGTGAATCAAGCGATGAGAAACCTGTCCCATCTAATGTTGCGAATCAATATAAAAAGCAATTCAGTGAAGTATTAATCGATGAATATCAGGATACAAACCTCGTTCAGGAAACGATTTTATCGTTAATTAGCGATCAAGAAGGTACCGGGAATCGCTTTATGGTAGGGGATGTAAAGCAAAGTATTTATCGTTTCCGTCATGCGGAGCCATCGTTGTTTATTCAGAAATATAAACGATTTGCTGAGGAAGAAGATGATGGAAAGCGAATTGACTTAGCAAGTAATTTTCGAAGCAGGGAACAGGTTTTAACTGGTGCAAATTATATTTTCAGACAAATATTGAATGAAGAATTAGGCGATATTGATTATGATCAGAATGCAGAATTAATCTATGGTAATAAAATGTATGATAAATTAGAGTTTCCAGAAGCCTCTCCAGAGCTGTTCATTATCGATCGTGAGGATCAAGAAGATAAAGAGGATTTGTCTGAGGATGAAGAGAATTTTAAAGACCTGGAGAGGGCACAGCTAGAGGCAAGGGCATATGCTGAAAAGATTAAAAGGTGGATTGGGCTAAAAGATGAGCGTAGGCCAATGCAAGTCTTTGATAAGGGAAGTGGCACACAGCGTGATATTCAGTATCGCGACATCGTCATTTTGATGCGTTCAATGACATGGGCACCAACGATTGTTGAAGAACTTAAGAAACAAGGAATCCCTGTATATGCAGAACTTCAGGCAGGATATTTTGAGGCAATCGAAGTAAAGATTATGATTAGCCTTTTAAAAACGATTGACAATCCTAGACAAGATATTCCACTTGCATCGGTATTAAAATCACCAATCGTTGGCTTGAATGAGGACGAACTTACGAAGATAAGGCTTGCGGACCGCTCAAACACATATTATGACGCCTTGAAAAAGTACAAACAGCAGAATACCAGTGAAACAGCGGATAAAGTAACGAAATTTCTTGAGCAATTACATGCATTTCGGATGGCTTCTAGGCAGGGTGCATTGTCAGAGTTAATTTGGGATATTTACCGGCAAACAGGCTATTATGATTTCGTTGGCGGGATTCCAGGTGGACGCCAGCGGCAAGCGAATTTACGTGCACTTTACGATAGAGCAAGAGGCTACGAGGCAACATCATTCCGTGGGCTATTCCGTTTCTTGAGATTTATCGAACGTATGGAAGAACGCGGGGATGATCTTGGGGCAGCACGAGCACTAAGTGAACAGGAAGATGTTGTTCGCATCATGACGATTCATAAAAGTAAAGGTTTAGAATTTCCTGTCGTTATTGTTGGTGCAATGGATAAAGAGTTTAACTTCAGAGACTTAAGTCAAAAATATCTGTTACATAAAGATTTAGGCTTTGCGAGCAAATATATCGACCCGGTTAAGCGAATTACCTATCCGACATTGTTTTATCATGCGTTAAAGGAAGAGAAGAGGCGCGAGTTATTAGCTGAAGAAATGCGAGTGCTGTATGTAGCCTTAACAAGGGCTAAGGAAAAACTAGTTATGATTGGCAGTGTTGCATCGTATGAGGCGAAACAAGATAAATGGCAAAAGATGATTCATCACGATGAATGGGTGCTGCCAGCATATTATCGAAAGGAATCAAAGACTTATTTGGACTGGGTTGGTCCCGCATTAATCCGGCATGAGTCAAGTGCTGAATTAAGAACCGAGGAAATCGCTTCAGATGTGGCAGAGGCAATTCAAAAAGATCCATCAAAATGGCAGGTTTCCGTAATTCATGCTAGTGAATTGACGAACCTAGAGGAGCAGGACATTGAATCCGATTTACAACTACGGGAAAAAATTATCAACTGGCAGCCGGTAGAAATAATGGATGAAGCATTGGAAGAAGAAGTGAAGGAAAGATTATCCTACCATTATCCATATGAGCAGGCAGTGAAAGCACGTGCAAAACAATCGGTTACAGAAATAAAACGACAACAAGAAATAATGGATGATTATAGTGGGGATTTAGTCACGAAAAAGTTTAGGGCACCAATTATCAAACGCCCAAACTTTATGCAAAAGGAAAAAGTAATTACTGCAGCAGAAAAAGGAATAGCAATGCATACTGTTATGCAGCATTTGCCGCTAAACAAGGTATTAAACAGCCAAGAAATTGAGCATTTCTTGGAAGTTCTGATTGAAAGAGAAATCTTAACAAGGATGGAAGCAAAAGTAATTGACATTGCAGCAATTACGCAATTTTTGATACAGCAATTGCGCAATATATTATGCAAGACGCATCTGCTATTAATCGTGAAGTACCATTTAGCTTAACATTACCTGCCAGCGAAGTTTATGCTTCCTGGACAAGTGAAATGGATGAGAAAGTATTGATTCAAGGTATTATTGATTGTCTTGTACCGAAGGATGATGGATGGATCATTCTAGATTATAAAACCGATGCAATTAATGAGGAAGTTACTGATAAAGTAAGAGAAAAGCTAGCAAATCGCTATAAAGTTCAAATGAAATTATATAAACATGCGATTGAGCAAATTTGGAAGCAGCCAGTGAAAGAAACTTATTTATACTTCTTCTCCAAACAATTACTTGTCAAAGTGGAAAATTAAGAAAAGAGATTATCCTATGTATATGCGTTTTGTTCGCATATCGCATGAGATAGTCTCTTTTTCATTAAGCTGATAATATAAAGTATAAAAGTTTTCGTTATGCGATTTTCAATATAGGGAACCAAGTCCAGCTTCAGGCGCTAAAGCTTCAGTGAGACTTCCTTCACTTCCGTACGACAAAAAAGACTTGCCGATTGGTGAAACCAGAGGCTTAATCGTACTTATACTCTTGTGGTGAAAGTCACTATCGATTCGCTTCCGCTCCCAGAGAGTTTCTTTTATCTCAAAGGGCGAGGAGAAGTTCAACTATGGTCTCATTACCTGGGACTGCGATTACTCGCCCCATCGAAACCTTTGTGGCAACGTCGAACCACCCCACGTCCTGTGGGGCGAGTCGTAAATGTGCTTAAACGGGCGCTTGCGCTTTTGCTAAGCATTTGCAGTATTATTTTGATCATTAGCGTCTGGGTCAAATGGGTTGGTTGAACTTATTCCATTATTTGCAGTTATAAAATCTCCGGTATTAAACGAGCCGGAACCAGTGTTTGTTTTCGTGTTGCTTTTTGGTGATAAATAGAAGGAATCGCCAAAATTAATGACTCCACCACTAACACTGTTTATTTTAATTGGTCCAACGATAGACGGCATTCTATTCACCTTCTTGAAGGTATCTTCTTTTATTATCGTATGAACGTAGAGCAGATTCTGTTAATGCCCTTGTAAAATACGAAAATGCTTTAACCTTGAATCTGCTGAAATATTAAGGGCACTTCCAACCTGAAAAACTGAAGAAAGACTTAATGCAGTTAAATTTATCTGATCAACATGAATGGTATCTGTACCGTGACAGACCTTATAGTGATTCACAAGCGGTGGCTTATTTAGCCAGACTGTTTTTTTCTTAAAAATATCGTAGTCTTTGAAATAAAGATTATCACTTTGTTTAAAATTCGCAACTTCTTTTTGTAATGCAATTGCTTTTGACTTTTGATTGATTATATTAGTGTCGCCAATGCTGAAAATCGAGCTATTTGAAATTGCTGTTGTATAAATTGTGTTGACGATTGCCGTACGATTGTTCATTATTTATCCCTCACTTAGAGCTTTAAGGTGCTAATGGTAAAATGTTTGCAGAAGTGAAGCTTTCTGGTGGTGTATCGAAAAATGAGGATAGATATATTTGTTCATTGTCACCGATTAATAATACGGAAGAAGAACTAACGCCTTCCACTTGAATATTCCCAACATTAATTCCCCAATTGTGTACCTCAATATTCATGATCTTCACCTGCTTTCTCTGGGCTTTGCATGTAATTTTGCAAGGACTGATTGATTTCATGCTTAATTTTTTCCGTAATAAACGCACGGAATTGATCAGAACCAAGGGCGTGATTCTGCTTCAATGCTTCTTGTTCATAATAGGAAATTCTGCTGGGAAGCTGTTTATTTATATCTTCAAAAAGAATCGCCTGAAACGATTCATCAAGGGGCTTATTATAGGTTACAGCTAAATTGCTGATTATCGATGGTCCAGTTTCTCTTAAATATTGCTGCAGTTCACCTGTTAATTCCTGTTTCAATGGCATTGGATAGTTTGGTGGACTTGTTTGCTGAATTCCCAGATTTTCAATATTCTCTAAATCACTAGGAGTAAGGCCTATATGAAGTGTTCCTGCTAGATGCTCGATTTTAAGCTGGTCGAATTTATATTCAATTTTCTCGATGTGTGGTGCTTTATGTTCTGCTGCCTCTTTTTCAAGAGTATTGATTCTATCCTCAAGCACCTTAATTTTTTCATCCTGTTGCTTCATGTAATATTGCAGCTCAGATAAATAGTTATTCCAATCATTTCCATACATAAACACTTCCCCTTTCTAAAGAAAATAGAGAGAATAATAAACCTGGTCAAACGCCTAGCATAGTTTATGCAATGATAAATGTATTTGTGTTACTAAATTAGAGCGGATGAGTATTTCATTTAAGGTGCAAGCGGCACTAATGGCGTTATTTCTGTTGCTGCTTCTTTTTCTTCTTCTTCAGCAGAACTGGTATAGCCTCCAGTATTATAAATATCTGATTGGGCTTGAATACTTCCCGTGCTGCCAATCTGGAGAACCGAGGAATTCGTAATCGCACCAATTTTTATTAAATAAATACTGATGGATTGATGGATAATGATGCTCATACTTTTCACTCCAATACTAAGTTATATTCTGATCAATTTTATCTGAATCATTTACGTACGTATTTGAATTTTTAAGATTGATACGGATGCCGTTTCCGGTATTGAAGGAGCCGCCACCAGCATAAGTTTTGGCTGTACTTTGCGGTGACATTGAATAGACATCACCGATATTAAAAATACTCGATGATGTCATGTAGATTACTTTTACTGCGCCGACTTTAGCTGGCATTGAAATCACCTCTAAAGTAGTTTATGACATTTTAACTAAATGTTGAAACAGAAAGCATGTACGAAAAAATATATTTTTTCAGTTAGAGATTTTCGTATTGGTTGATGCATTTCTCGGGGAAAGCAAAGTGTTAATCCTTAGTGAAAAATTAGGGATAAATAGCTAAATGGAATTTATAGAAAGTAGCCAAGTATTTTCATCTTAAATGAGCGCAATTATCTAATAATACGTTATAGTAAAGATGTTGAATCGATTGGAGGAAAGGTTAAAGAATGGAAACAAATGTATCTCCAGTACAAGAATCGAAACGTTTAATTTGGCTTGATGCTGCAAGAGGATTCGCTATATTCGGGATATTTATCGTCAATATTGGTGGGTTTGGTGCACCATACTTTATCCATGGAGGGGGAGAGGCCGTATGGACATCATCTATTGATAAAATTACACAATGGATAGTTGACGTCCTTTTCCAAGCAAGCTTTTACACGTTATTTTCGATATTATTTGGTTTTGGATTTCAAATTTTAAGAGAAAGACTCATTGTTCGGAATGTAAAACCAACTCTGTTTTTATTACGACGACTCGTTATTCTAATTTGTTTTGGTCTCATTCATGCGTTTGCTGTATGGTACGGGGATATTCTACTAACCTATGGATTGATTGGCTTGCTATTATTGTTATTTGCAGAAGTAAAGCCAAAAACATTGTTAGGGTGGGGGATAGGTTTATTAGCGGGGAGTGTAGGTCTGATTTCATTTGGTTTATTTGCAGTACGGAATCTACTAGGTGGTGCGAATGAAAGTGGGATTGCGAAAGCATTAGTTAACTATAGAAGTAGGAGTTTAACCATTATATGGGAGCAAAACTATCAGGATTGGCTCCTAGGAAATGGGGGAATAAGCTATCTGTTTTTAGCAACTACTTTATTGCCCCTGTTCCTATTTGGAATGTATCTTGCTCAGAAAAGGTGGCTGCATGAACCACAGAAGTACAAAGGGATATTACTCAGGTTGTGGGGGATAAGCTTTGTGATCTTTTTCATCCTTAAAATGGGACCGTATTTATTTGGCAATCCATTGTGGTTCGGTTATATTCAAGACAATATTGGTGGGACAGCCTCAGCGATCTTTTATATTGTATCGATAACCTTGATTGGGCAAAGTAACCTTGGGAAAAAACTCATCCATCCATTTATAGCTGTGGGCAGGATGTCATTAACTAACTATATATTGCAATCACTAATCTGCTTTATCTTATTTTATGGCATTGGATTTGGTTTATATGGCTATGTCAGTCCATTTATAACAGTACTAATCGTATTGTTCGTATTTATCATCCAAATTTTTATAAGCAAATGGTGGTTCCATCATTTCTTATTCGGTCCTCTAGAATGGAGTTGGCGGAGTTTAATGTATTTAAAATGGCAGCCTTTTCGAAAAAAATAAAGAGTATGAAATTGAAGGAGAACAGAGGGGAAGGGGAAAAGAAATGGGAAACTCGTAAGTTTGAGCCTCCCATTAATTTATTGCTCAAATATTTCTCTAATCTTCTCTAATGCCCAGTCTAAATCATTTTTTTCAATTACGAGTGGAGGTGCAAAGCGAATCACATTATCATGTGTTTCTTTACATAGTATCCCTTTATCTTTTAGTTTCTCACAATATGGGCGGGCGCTTTCCAATAATTCAACACCAATAAATAATCCTCTTCCGCGTACCTCTTTTATAACTGGATTATTGAGCTTTTGCAGTTCAGCTATCATGTAGTCCCCTAATTGCAAAGAACGTTCAGTGAGTCTCTCTTCCTCTAATACGTTAAGTGAAGCGATTGAGACCGCACATGCTAGTGGATTGCCGCCAAACGTGGAGCCATGTGACCCAGGATTAAATACGCCGAGAATATCCTTATTGGCAACAATACAGGAGATTGGAAAAACGCCTCCACCGAGTGCTTTACCGAGAATGAGGATATCAGGTGTAACACTTTCCCAATCGCAGGCAAATAATTTACCAGTACGACCTAGTCCGCTCTGTATTTCATCCGCAATATAGAGAACATTACTTTCCTGGCAAACATCATATGCTTCTCGAAGGAAACCATCTGGCGGGATAATAATTCCTGCTTCACCTTGGATTGGTTCAAATAAAAAGCCAGCGGTATTTTCAGTTATGGCATCTCGAAGTGCGTAAATATCGCCATATGGAATAAGTTTAATACCAGGAAGCATCGGTCCAAAGCCACGTTTATATTCTTCTTCAGATGACAATGAAATCGCTGTCATTGTTCTGCCATGAAAATTTCCTGTACAAGCAATAATCTCCGCCTTATTCTCAGCAACCCCTTTTACATCATAAGCCCATCTTCTTGCAGCCTTAATTGCTGTTTCGACAGCCTCTGCACCTGTATTCATTGGCAGAACCATATCTTTTCTTGTTAATTCACTCATCTTTTCGTACCATGGACCAAGCAATTCATTATGGAATGCCCGTGAGGTTAATGTAACTTTATCAGCTTGGGCTTTTAAAGCGGCAATGATTTTAGGATGGCGATGGCCTTGATTAACAGCTGAATATGCACTTAGCATATCCATGTAGCGATTCCCTTCAGGATCTTCCATCCAAACACTCTCCGCTCTCTCGATGACAACTGGTAATGGATGATAATTATTTGCCCCATACTCTTCTGTTAACGCAATGATATTTTTTGATGTTTGTATCATACTACCCCTCCGTATTACATTCTTGTAATCAAGACAATTAAACATACAATTTTTTCGAAAATTCCCACTAACATTATTATACCAGTTTGAAAATAACTTTACTTCAACTTTTTGTTTAGATGTGAAAAACTAATCAAATAGTGATATGATAGGGTAGAATGAGGTTAAAAATGTTAATAGAATAAAGTTCAAAAATTTAACTGAAGTGGGGGAGAGAATAAGATGACACATATGCATATTACATCATGGGTATTAGCTATTATTTTACTAATTATCGCCATTATGTTGCGAAAGCAAGGAAAAGCAAAACCAGCTAAAATTGTACATATGATTTTACGTCTCGATTACTTATTTATTTTATATACGGGTGGAGCTTTACTTGCAATGTATTTCTCGAACATTGTAATGCCAATATTCGCTGAAGCTATGGTTAAGGGACTTGCGGGAATTTGGCTAATTGCTGCGATGGAAATGATTCTTATTAAAATATCTAAAGGGAAACCGACAACAAGTGCATGGATACAATTTGTTATCGCATTGATAATTGTGTTGGTTTTAGGGTTTGTTCGTTTGCCATTAGGTATTGATATATAAATTAAGGATATCTGGAGGTTGCCTCAAATCATGGGGCAGCCTTTTCAATTTGCATTGTCTGTTGTAATTTTTAGAGACAGTGGAATTCAATACCAATAATACGTTTAAATCGAAGAATAACTATTACTAAATGGAAAAGTGAAGTCTTTTCAACAAAATAACAGTTTTTATTGACTATTCGTGTCTATGATTAATAATAGAACAAGAAAGATTACATAGATGGTGGGGAGAAATGAATGAAGAAGGTTTTAGTATTCGTTTTCATGATAATATTTTTATTAGTGGGTAATGAAACCGTTGTATTTGCTGAAAAACAGCCGATACACGAAGAAGTTATTTATAATATATTAATTGATCGTTATAATAATGGGGATTATGAACGGGATGACCAAGTTGACATTGAAAATCCGATAAGTTATCATGGCGGAGATTTGCAGGGAATTATTGCAAAGCTTGATGATCTTGAAGAAATAGGGGTTACAATAATTTCTCTTTCGCCTATCATGGAAAATGCAGAAAATGGTTTTCATGGTTTCTGGATAGAGGATTTTTATTCCATTGAGGAACAGTTCGGGACGATAGATGATTTAAATCAGTTAATAAATGAGGCACATGTACGCGATATAAAGGTTGTATTAGAATTTGTGACTAATTATGTAGCTAGCAGTCATTCTTTCTCAGAAGACCCTGAGAAAGAAGAATGGATAGTCGAATCTTCCGAAGCTACTACAGAGTGGATGGAAAATACGTCCAAGCTAAACTTAGATAATCCAGAGGTAGCAGCATATTTAATAGAGGTTGCCAAATATTGGATGAAGGAGACAAAATTGGATGGGTTTAAGCTCCAGGCGGTTGATCAAGCGCCCCTTGATTTTGTAGAGCAATTTACAACTGAAATAAAGGAATTACGGCCAGATTTCTATCTACTAGGTGATATATTAGAAACAGATGAAAATATTGACCAATTAATGACAGAGACTAAGTTAGATGCAGTTGAAAATCAATTACTATATGAGTCAATGTCAGATGTATTTGCTAAGCCTGATCAATCTGTTGAGACCATTTATAATACATGGGAAAATAGCGACAAGCAAGATGGGTTATTGTACATTGATAATTTTAAGGGAGAGAGATTTACTCAAAAATTTGCTAACAATGGACGTAATGCATTAACGGCTTGGTCATTGGCTTTAACCTATATTTATACATCGCCCGGAACACCTACAATACTGCAAGGGACAGAATTACCAATGTATGGTGGAAATGCTGAAGAATCACAACGACTTGTTCCATTTAATAGTGGTGATTCAGAATTAAAAGAATTCCATAAACGAATTTCTTCTTTGCGAAGTCGGTTCCCAGTATTACAGCATGGTGATTTCGCTTTGGTTGGCTCGAGTGATTCTATGAGTGTGTTTAAACGTACATTAGAGGATGAAACGATGTATATTGCAATTAATAATGGTAGTGAATCGGCCTATGTCGATATAGCTGAAATTGATTCCGGTATGCAGCTTAAGGGATATCTTGGTGATAATTTAGTAAGGGAAAACGAAAATGGAGAATATCGAGTCGGGCTAGCACGGGAAACGGCAGAGGTATATTCTATAGGACCGGATACAGGGATTAACTGGGCATTTATTAGTTTTGTAGGTATTATTTTCTTGCTATTTGTAGTGGGTGTTATTTATCTAAGCAGGAAAGGGAAAAAGAATGAAAAAACGAAATGAAAAATGGCAAACGGAAATTTCCGTTTGCCATTTCTGATTATATTAGCCATTCACAATAGTACCACCATTTACATGTATCATCTGTCCTGTTACATAGCTAGAATCTTCACTAGCCAAATATACGTATGCAGGTGCTAATTCTTCAGGTTGTCCTGGTCGTTTCATTGGTGTATTTCCACCAAATGAATCTACCTTTTGTTTATCAAAACTAGCAGGGATTAATGGTGTCCAAATGGGACCAGGAGCCACCCCATTTACGCGAATGCCCTTATCTACAAGTGAACCAGAAAGTGATCTAGTAAATGCTGTTATTGCCCCCTTTGTAGCGGAATAGTCAATTAGATCGATATTTCCTTTATAGGCAGTAATCGAGGATGTATTAATAATAGAACTGCCATTTTTCATATTTGGAATGACTGCTTGGGTTAAATAGAACATACTAAATATATTCGTGCGAAATGTCTTTTCCAATTGCTCACTCGAAATATTTAAGAAGTTTGTTTGTTGGTGCTGTTCACCTGCATTATTTACAAGGATATCGATTTTCTTATACGTACTAAAAACTTCATTAATGGCAGTATCACAAAATGATTGATCGCCAATATCGCCACTAATCAATAAACATTTTTGACCTTCATTTTCTACTAAACGCTTCGTTTCATTAGCATCTTCATGCTCATTAAGATAAATAATCGCAACATCTGCACCTTCTCTAGCAAAATGCACACTAACTGCGCGACCAATTCCGCTATCTCCACCGGTAATAACCGCTACTTTATTTTTTAATTTACCACTACCTTGATAATTCTCTCGAATATACTCTGGTCTAGGGACCATTTCTGATTCGAATCCAGGTTGCTGTTGTTGTTGCTGTGCTGGCGGTGTTACTACTCCATTATTATTTTCCATATTCATTGGATCCTCAACTCCTTTTTATTCTTCTTTTCTATCTTCCCCAAAAATGATTTGTAAAAAACAAAAAAGCCCTATAAGGACTTTTCAAGTTGTTCGTATTCATGAGCCGAAATTGCACCTTGTTTATGTAGACAATCAAATATTCTTCGATAATTTTTAATATCAATCTCTTCAGTGATATATTTATACTGGTAAAAATCTAAAAGTTGGTCGACCGAATCAGGTGTATAATTTCGTTCACTAGCAAATGCGTGGACCAATTCATGGATTAGCATGGATATCCTCCTCAAATAATACATATAAAGCCTTTATAAACTATATGTACATGTTTGAATAAGCATGCTAAATATTTACTCTTGAATTATTTCAAATAAAAAACTTGTCCAGTACTTATTTGGACAAGTAATTATTAATTAGTGAGTTGGTTTATTTGAGAAGAATAAGCCAATTGTACCGGGACCAACATGTGCACCAATGACCGCGCCAATCATGACGATTTCGATATCATCAATATTGAGGTTGAACTTTTCACTTACTTTATTAGCAAGCTGGGTTGCACGTTCGAGATCATCACTGTGACAAATTCCGATTGTTTGATTCTTGAAATCAGTACCACGTTCTTCCATCATATCAAGCATACGACCAAACACCTTTTTAGAGCCTCTAATCTTTTCGAGAGGAATTAGTTTGCCGTCGTCCACATGTAAAAGTGGTTTGATTTTTAATAAAGAACCGACAAAAGCAGCAGTTTTACTAACACGCCCACCACGATATAAATATTCCAAATCGTCTACGGTAAAGAGATGTACCATATGTTCTGCCTGATAGGTAGCGTCATCAACTATTTCTTGCATAGATGCACCCGAATTTGCGAGCTTAGCTGCATGCAGGACAACGAGTCCATATCCTAATGATGCGCACTTTGTATCAACAATCTGGATAGGTGCCTCGGGATATTCCTCCAAAACCTCTTGAAGCATCATCTTAGCGGTTTGGTATGTACCAGAAAGCTGTGATGAAAACGAAATGTATACTAAAGGTTGATTCTTCTCAGCATAAGATGTAAAAATAGTTTTAAATGTTAAAGGAGAAACTTGAGATGTCTTAGGAACTTTGCCGTCTCGCATAGCATTGTAAACTGTTAAAGGTTCGATTGTAACTCCATCTTGGTAATCTTTTTCATCTAAATGAACAGTTAATGGTACCATTTCAATGTCAAATTCGTTATAATGTTCTTTTGATAAATCAGTTGCAGAATCGGCAAGAATTTTTACCGTCATCGTTACACCAACTTTCTATTTAAATTGTCATTATGTATCTTTTAGTTTAAAGCTATAAAGTTAGTTAGTCAAAGTATAG of Oceanobacillus zhaokaii contains these proteins:
- a CDS encoding ornithine--oxo-acid transaminase produces the protein MIQTSKNIIALTEEYGANNYHPLPVVIERAESVWMEDPEGNRYMDMLSAYSAVNQGHRHPKIIAALKAQADKVTLTSRAFHNELLGPWYEKMSELTRKDMVLPMNTGAEAVETAIKAARRWAYDVKGVAENKAEIIACTGNFHGRTMTAISLSSEEEYKRGFGPMLPGIKLIPYGDIYALRDAITENTAGFLFEPIQGEAGIIIPPDGFLREAYDVCQESNVLYIADEIQSGLGRTGKLFACDWESVTPDILILGKALGGGVFPISCIVANKDILGVFNPGSHGSTFGGNPLACAVSIASLNVLEEERLTERSLQLGDYMIAELQKLNNPVIKEVRGRGLFIGVELLESARPYCEKLKDKGILCKETHDNVIRFAPPLVIEKNDLDWALEKIREIFEQ
- the gerPC gene encoding spore germination protein GerPC, whose protein sequence is MYGNDWNNYLSELQYYMKQQDEKIKVLEDRINTLEKEAAEHKAPHIEKIEYKFDQLKIEHLAGTLHIGLTPSDLENIENLGIQQTSPPNYPMPLKQELTGELQQYLRETGPSIISNLAVTYNKPLDESFQAILFEDINKQLPSRISYYEQEALKQNHALGSDQFRAFITEKIKHEINQSLQNYMQSPEKAGEDHEY
- a CDS encoding spore gernimation protein GerPD — encoded protein: MNIEVHNWGINVGNIQVEGVSSSSVLLIGDNEQIYLSSFFDTPPESFTSANILPLAP
- a CDS encoding spore germination protein GerPE, translating into MNNRTAIVNTIYTTAISNSSIFSIGDTNIINQKSKAIALQKEVANFKQSDNLYFKDYDIFKKKTVWLNKPPLVNHYKVCHGTDTIHVDQINLTALSLSSVFQVGSALNISADSRLKHFRILQGH
- a CDS encoding SDR family oxidoreductase; the protein is MNMENNNGVVTPPAQQQQQQPGFESEMVPRPEYIRENYQGSGKLKNKVAVITGGDSGIGRAVSVHFAREGADVAIIYLNEHEDANETKRLVENEGQKCLLISGDIGDQSFCDTAINEVFSTYKKIDILVNNAGEQHQQTNFLNISSEQLEKTFRTNIFSMFYLTQAVIPNMKNGSSIINTSSITAYKGNIDLIDYSATKGAITAFTRSLSGSLVDKGIRVNGVAPGPIWTPLIPASFDKQKVDSFGGNTPMKRPGQPEELAPAYVYLASEDSSYVTGQMIHVNGGTIVNG
- a CDS encoding DUF418 domain-containing protein translates to METNVSPVQESKRLIWLDAARGFAIFGIFIVNIGGFGAPYFIHGGGEAVWTSSIDKITQWIVDVLFQASFYTLFSILFGFGFQILRERLIVRNVKPTLFLLRRLVILICFGLIHAFAVWYGDILLTYGLIGLLLLLFAEVKPKTLLGWGIGLLAGSVGLISFGLFAVRNLLGGANESGIAKALVNYRSRSLTIIWEQNYQDWLLGNGGISYLFLATTLLPLFLFGMYLAQKRWLHEPQKYKGILLRLWGISFVIFFILKMGPYLFGNPLWFGYIQDNIGGTASAIFYIVSITLIGQSNLGKKLIHPFIAVGRMSLTNYILQSLICFILFYGIGFGLYGYVSPFITVLIVLFVFIIQIFISKWWFHHFLFGPLEWSWRSLMYLKWQPFRKK
- a CDS encoding spore germination protein, encoding MPAKVGAVKVIYMTSSSIFNIGDVYSMSPQSTAKTYAGGGSFNTGNGIRINLKNSNTYVNDSDKIDQNIT
- a CDS encoding alpha-amylase family glycosyl hydrolase; translated protein: MKKVLVFVFMIIFLLVGNETVVFAEKQPIHEEVIYNILIDRYNNGDYERDDQVDIENPISYHGGDLQGIIAKLDDLEEIGVTIISLSPIMENAENGFHGFWIEDFYSIEEQFGTIDDLNQLINEAHVRDIKVVLEFVTNYVASSHSFSEDPEKEEWIVESSEATTEWMENTSKLNLDNPEVAAYLIEVAKYWMKETKLDGFKLQAVDQAPLDFVEQFTTEIKELRPDFYLLGDILETDENIDQLMTETKLDAVENQLLYESMSDVFAKPDQSVETIYNTWENSDKQDGLLYIDNFKGERFTQKFANNGRNALTAWSLALTYIYTSPGTPTILQGTELPMYGGNAEESQRLVPFNSGDSELKEFHKRISSLRSRFPVLQHGDFALVGSSDSMSVFKRTLEDETMYIAINNGSESAYVDIAEIDSGMQLKGYLGDNLVRENENGEYRVGLARETAEVYSIGPDTGINWAFISFVGIIFLLFVVGVIYLSRKGKKNEKTK
- a CDS encoding spore germination protein, which codes for MPSIVGPIKINSVSGGVINFGDSFYLSPKSNTKTNTGSGSFNTGDFITANNGISSTNPFDPDANDQNNTANA
- a CDS encoding spore germination protein GerPB, producing MSIIIHQSISIYLIKIGAITNSSVLQIGSTGSIQAQSDIYNTGGYTSSAEEEEKEAATEITPLVPLAP
- a CDS encoding YisL family protein — encoded protein: MTHMHITSWVLAIILLIIAIMLRKQGKAKPAKIVHMILRLDYLFILYTGGALLAMYFSNIVMPIFAEAMVKGLAGIWLIAAMEMILIKISKGKPTTSAWIQFVIALIIVLVLGFVRLPLGIDI